The genomic window CGTAAGATTGTTTatgcttgaaatatttttaattttctcgcTGTGTTTAAAGCAGAAATATTCTTATCGTTTCTTTAACATCTCAAAAGGTCAATAAAGATAAGCTTTGATAGTATTCATTGCATATTTCACGGTAAAACTACTTGTTACACTAACCGCTAAAGTAAGTCTCGTCTATTTAATTCAGTATAATATTAGTGAAATTTTCGATTTTCCTCTTTAGTTTTCTGCAATTTAAGACAGGTAATGATAATGTCATTGCGTTTATGAGTTGTTTATCTTATTTATCTACAATATCTAGATCtgtgtgtacctgtgtattcatgataatgaataaaacaaatattgatcGGAGAAAGGGTTTGTGTTATTGTATAAATTGTAGCTACTGCTGCTATTATTTCTTTAGTTACaaaagtagtctatgtcctGAATAAGTACAGTCTTAATCATTCTACCAATGTATTCATTTGCATCTAAATTGATTTAGCCATTTAGCTATGAAAATGTAACAGATAAGCAGACTAACTGTATCTATGAATATATTACTtatgcattaataatattaatgtggtAGTTTTAATGTACGTACAatcatacatacagacataatatcacataactatcccataggggtaggtgaGACCATAGAATGCCACTTGGTTTGAacctaacaaacttcccttgcttcccTGCCCTGAACTTTAGGATTGTAGACCTCTGTGCAATTAAAGACTTTTACCCTGTGCCTATCCCTCCCACTAGGATATAAAAGTAATGAGTTAAAGAGTGTAACCTGTGTTTTGTGCTCACTTGGATACTATAAACTAAGTACTGCACGGTTGTTTCCAAAAACttctttctatttttttttaagacaactacTGCACTTAAAATTGCTCTtctgtcgcgaggacttttacaaatttaCTAACACCACAACCAGAcctcaaacaattatttgtgtatcgcacaaataattgttacatatTGGAATCGAACGACTTCCCGACCCAATCATAGCGGCATGATGACCTAAACTAAACCCTGCTCCACAGAGGAAGAAACGCCAAAAACTGGCTACTGTCTTAACTACAAGGACATAACATTATTAAtctagttatattattttccagAATAGTTGCATCAACCTCCTAATAAGAATATCAAGACCGTATATATCACGACAGGCTAGTACCAGCACGATGAGTAGAAAGATAGCTGTGTGTCAGATGACATCGGTGGCGGACAAACAAGCTAATATGACGGTTGTTAGTCAATTAATTAGTGATGCCGCTAAGGAGGATGTTAAGGTACGATAGAAATTAACCTTTATGATTTtgttgaggcgctcatagccagtttgtgctcaaaaatcaaatcatttattcatttaggtcaagtgctgacacttatgatagtcaatgatacagagagtgaatttaccgccagttcggaaggtagggccaatgagaagagctggcaagaaactcctggccactcttttttcctggctcaccagtcggtaaactatctgtgggtttAGCAACCGTTGGCatggtcattctatagatgggtgaccggcatactggtatttgagctgagcgtctctatgcttcgaagggcacgtaaaatgtcggtcccggttgttgtcaattaagataacagtcattaagccacgtcaaaggccttcgggcggtttgaaccaCTTTGGCACTAAGTTGATCACTAATCATACGATCTTATTCCCTAGATGCTTTTCTTCCCGGAAGCCTGCGACTATATCTGTGATAACAAGAAAGACACGTTAGAATCAGCTGAACCGATCATAGGTGGCGCCACTGTAGCCAAGTATAGAGAGTTGGCGGCGAAACACGATGTTTGGCTGTCTATGGGAGGGATTCATGAAAAGGTTAGTAATATACTTGATTTATAGCTGCTAGGTTTTACCTGCGACTCAAAAAATGGGTGAAAAAGAATCCTGGGATACAAAGACTACCTCCGTGGAGCAGTGGTATAGGTCACCACGCCATTGTatagggaggtcgtgggttcgattcccacacggagcaattatttgtgcgataaacaaatatttgcctcgggtctggttgtgctttgtgtccgttgtttgtatgtttgtaaaagtccccgcgacacaagagcaatttttagtgcgggagttgtcttttagtATGGTATTTGATAAACCAGGAGCTTGTAGTTTAGTAACAACAGCCTCGCGGatctatctctgaggttaaaccAGCTAGTTAGGTTGATATtacgagttcctccgtgttttggaaggcacgttaaattgtgggtcccggctgtcattttcgaagatctttgacagtcgttaacagtagtcagaagcttgaaagactGACAACCAGTCGTACCGAGGGGTATAGTGTGTTATAAACTagataactgtgttgtggagttcatataggcagtcgctccatgtaaaacactggtattcagctgcatccggtgagactggaagctgactccaaaataattggaagaaaagggttgattttatttgtaactaggGGCCGCCCTCGACTTCGTTCGTGGAAATTCTCGTTATTCCcctgtaaatcccgatccctcgggaactccggaataaaacgtagcctatgtgttattctgggttttcaaaTGCCTACATACCttatttcattgtaatattttagtgaaagagtaacaaacatccatacatactcacaaactttcgcatttataatattagtaggataagtaggataaaaaatttatttaattttttatatttagtaggGTAATAATATCGTTTGTTTTTCTGCAGGACCCTGAAAACTCCTCAAAAACCTACAACACACACATAATCATAGACAACAAAGGTACCATAGTGCAGACATACCGGAAGTTGCATCTATTCGACGTTGAAATACCAGAGAGAAACATTAGGTTAAAAGAGAGCGATTACTCTATGGCCGGGAATCATATTGTAACGCCTGTGGATACTGATATTGGGAAAGTTGGTGAGTAGCTTACTTTTTGTGTAGCGTATTGTTTGTGGCAAATTATTGCCGCAGCATAGAGTTTGTTATATACTTTTAgctgtatataattatacttgtTGTAAAGTTTGTTATTTGTGTGAAATTTGCTCTTAGCAATATCAAAAGTGATATTTAATTGAGTTAGCTTTGTTattaacttgaaataaattatttatgcgtCAAATCTAATACTTAAATCAAGTAGAATTGATTTAAGTTACCCACATGATTTCAGCTGTATAGAAATACTATCTTTAGAAGTTCAGCTAAGACTACAGCATAAAGTTGCTAGCAAAAAGCATAAAGTTTGCTGCCAACTATACGCAAAAGATTTCTATACTAACATTTTTCCGGTAACTCTAAAGCGACTTGCAGATTTCTGGACATAAACTGTCGTAAACTTCGTCGCAAACTATACGCCTGAATAACTCATAATAATTCTTTCTAGGTTTAGCTATTTGCTACGATATGCGTTTTCCCGAATTAAGTACAgcattaagtatattaaaagcAGAGGTACTGACTTATCCGTCGGCATTCACTCAAGCAACTGGCGCGGCGCACTGGCATGTACTGTTAAGGTAAGTTGGTTCAATACCCGGGttagtaaaattgttaaaaaatattttcttaaaatgtaAAGCCTTCGTGGCTCAGTGGTGGCCACACAGATAACATTGCGTCTggaggtagtgggttcgattcccaattatttgtgcgatccaaaaataatagtttcgggtctggttgtgctttgtgtccgatgtttgtatgcttgtaaatgtccccgcgacacaagagcaattcttagtgcgggagaaaAAAATAGCAGTGGGAACCCTCGAAACATTCTGACCATGAGGTTCGATCCCCGGGTTAGGTAAAGTTCTATTGACCTTTTTAGTGGCTATCCCGGAGTTACTTTaagtgcccggtatatggcaaaaaGGCTCGCctcttattacatgggattaacattgttaatggcgaaaagtGGGTATTTCAGACACATGTAATTTCGAGATTTTTCAGAAAAAagaccaggggggctatcacgtatatcagttgtcaaatatttgaaagccactatactgtacattgctttcttccTTAGAAtgaagtgattaacacgttacgtcaaagcagcaatgtactgaatagtgagcatcaatttgacgtacactagttgtcaaatgagatacgtgataagcccgcaggacCAACCGAACATTTTGTtatactttaaaacattttgacaaaatcggacttataccctttttTGCTAGAGGCACAGTATTTCtgactatttttgtatttatcagGTCCCGAGCAATAGAAAATCAATGCTACGTAATCGCGGCGGCCCAGTCCGGTGCTCACAATGCTAAACGAAAGTCCTACGGTCACGCGCTCTGCGTAGACCCCTGGGGCGAAGTCCTAACTGACTGTGGCGAAGTCTCCCCTTGTTATAAGATAGCCGAGATAAACCTAGACAAATTGAAAGATGTGAGACGA from Anticarsia gemmatalis isolate Benzon Research Colony breed Stoneville strain chromosome 28, ilAntGemm2 primary, whole genome shotgun sequence includes these protein-coding regions:
- the NitFhit gene encoding ntrilase and fragile histidine triad fusion protein NitFhit isoform X2, with translation MSRKIAVCQMTSVADKQANMTVVSQLISDAAKEDVKMLFFPEACDYICDNKKDTLESAEPIIGGATVAKYRELAAKHDVWLSMGGIHEKDPENSSKTYNTHIIIDNKGTIVQTYRKLHLFDVEIPERNIRLKESDYSMAGNHIVTPVDTDIGKVGLAICYDMRFPELSTALSILKAEVLTYPSAFTQATGAAHWHVLLRSRAIENQCYVIAAAQSGAHNAKRKSYGHALCVDPWGEVLTDCGEVSPCYKIAEINLDKLKDVRRNMPVFEHRRPNVYSLYNLSLRKALLPEHGSPPAGTGSPHSTTSPQAGPAHVFGHVSVSDSCVFYKSALTYAFVNLRCVIPGHVLVAPLRLAERNSDLTDEEAQDFYKTVRLVQKLMEKVHNTNSCTVTIQDGPDAGQTVKHLHCHIMPRKKGDFIENDLIYLELAKHDQFKAGHPSKPPRSQQEMEEEAATLRKEMAILLEEDKNIS
- the NitFhit gene encoding ntrilase and fragile histidine triad fusion protein NitFhit isoform X1, with product MMRNSCINLLIRISRPYISRQASTSTMSRKIAVCQMTSVADKQANMTVVSQLISDAAKEDVKMLFFPEACDYICDNKKDTLESAEPIIGGATVAKYRELAAKHDVWLSMGGIHEKDPENSSKTYNTHIIIDNKGTIVQTYRKLHLFDVEIPERNIRLKESDYSMAGNHIVTPVDTDIGKVGLAICYDMRFPELSTALSILKAEVLTYPSAFTQATGAAHWHVLLRSRAIENQCYVIAAAQSGAHNAKRKSYGHALCVDPWGEVLTDCGEVSPCYKIAEINLDKLKDVRRNMPVFEHRRPNVYSLYNLSLRKALLPEHGSPPAGTGSPHSTTSPQAGPAHVFGHVSVSDSCVFYKSALTYAFVNLRCVIPGHVLVAPLRLAERNSDLTDEEAQDFYKTVRLVQKLMEKVHNTNSCTVTIQDGPDAGQTVKHLHCHIMPRKKGDFIENDLIYLELAKHDQFKAGHPSKPPRSQQEMEEEAATLRKEMAILLEEDKNIS